One window of Streptomyces sp. SUK 48 genomic DNA carries:
- a CDS encoding fumarylacetoacetate (FAA) hydrolase, protein MSILFECEYKGQRYAGTGIPVPGETHVLYRVSEDRLRAAVIAGGGPGALLSAVTEGTETVEVTTGDPELRFLPPLLPTSTNNSLVNGFMGTHRSKFDHDPAPDQEFTPPNYYIKGFGSWLRMPDEPLVTPADPVWLIEEPEIALVHVNDEDGVPHYAGYTFGNDFNDIGLHLKNPWAWTPYAKLCETSLTPWLFLGEPPRTVTGRVTIERDGAPAWEGEFSCGADSLYHRVEDMARYILSYPHLRRPGLVNYLLLGADKATYHDGFRIEDGDRMVIDVASHGVVLANPVQYGQAATGDSARTASR, encoded by the coding sequence ATGTCCATCCTCTTCGAATGCGAGTACAAGGGTCAGCGGTACGCCGGTACCGGCATACCGGTCCCCGGTGAGACCCACGTCCTGTACCGGGTGTCCGAGGACCGGCTGCGCGCGGCCGTCATCGCGGGCGGCGGACCGGGGGCGCTCCTGTCGGCCGTGACCGAGGGCACCGAGACGGTCGAGGTGACCACCGGCGACCCCGAACTGCGCTTCCTCCCGCCGCTGTTGCCCACCAGCACCAACAACTCCCTGGTCAACGGCTTCATGGGCACCCACCGCTCCAAGTTCGACCACGACCCGGCCCCCGACCAGGAGTTCACCCCGCCGAACTACTACATCAAGGGCTTCGGCTCCTGGCTGCGCATGCCGGACGAGCCCCTGGTCACCCCGGCCGACCCCGTCTGGCTCATCGAGGAGCCGGAGATCGCCCTGGTCCACGTCAACGACGAGGACGGGGTGCCGCACTACGCCGGCTACACCTTCGGCAACGACTTCAACGACATCGGGCTGCACCTGAAGAACCCGTGGGCCTGGACGCCGTACGCCAAGCTGTGCGAGACCTCGCTGACGCCCTGGCTGTTCCTCGGCGAACCGCCGCGGACGGTGACCGGCCGGGTCACCATCGAGCGGGACGGCGCCCCGGCCTGGGAGGGCGAGTTCTCCTGCGGCGCGGACTCCCTCTACCACCGCGTCGAGGACATGGCGCGGTACATCCTGTCGTACCCGCATCTGCGCCGGCCGGGGCTGGTCAACTACCTGCTGCTCGGCGCCGACAAGGCCACGTACCACGACGGGTTCCGGATCGAGGACGGCGACCGGATGGTCATCGACGTGGCCAGCCACGGCGTCGTGCTGGCCAACCCCGTCCAGTACGGTCAGGCGGCCACCGGCGACTCGGCGCGGACGGCGTCGAGGTAG